From the Hyphomicrobium sp. ghe19 genome, one window contains:
- a CDS encoding phage portal protein, which translates to MRGVFGSIAGGLEAKSAIVYGPMESLWANLFGGEPSKSGVSITWKTALQCTTVLACARRIAEALMVPCKIYRRDANSKTRQEDRSHPLYAVLEDAPNQWQSGLEYRETIGLHLALTGNHYSFIGRVNGRIDELIPLVDCTARMASDGSMKYRAQILPGQTADFDASEIWHIRGPSWNGSVGLDAVKLIREAIGLSLASEETHARLHSNGAQPGGILTTEKVLGKEARQRLREQWAAHQVGLANRFKTAVLDNGIKWQSLAMTGVDAQHIQVRQFQVEECCRGMGVLPIMVGYSGDKAATYASAEQMFLAHLVHTVRPLHDRVASSAKRWLLTKEEREKGFYLSFLEQAFLSPAMKDKAEYFKIALGGGGNPGWLTPDEVRSFDEMSPKPGGDRLYVPVNTTPIGDDGFPRPIARQPGSKDPVNG; encoded by the coding sequence GTGAGAGGTGTCTTCGGCTCCATCGCAGGCGGCCTGGAGGCGAAAAGCGCCATAGTCTACGGCCCCATGGAAAGCCTGTGGGCCAACCTATTTGGCGGCGAGCCGTCCAAATCCGGTGTCTCGATCACCTGGAAGACGGCGCTTCAATGCACGACGGTCCTTGCATGTGCGCGCAGGATCGCGGAAGCCTTGATGGTGCCGTGCAAGATCTATCGACGCGACGCGAACTCAAAGACGCGGCAGGAAGATCGGTCCCATCCTCTCTATGCCGTTCTGGAAGATGCACCGAACCAATGGCAGAGCGGGCTCGAATATCGTGAGACGATCGGCCTTCATCTAGCACTTACAGGCAATCATTATTCGTTTATCGGCCGAGTCAACGGGCGGATCGATGAGCTTATTCCTCTCGTCGACTGTACGGCTCGAATGGCGTCCGATGGGAGTATGAAATACCGGGCGCAGATATTGCCCGGCCAAACCGCTGATTTCGATGCCAGCGAGATCTGGCATATTCGCGGTCCGTCGTGGAACGGAAGTGTCGGCCTCGATGCTGTGAAACTCATCCGCGAAGCGATCGGACTTTCCCTCGCATCGGAAGAGACGCATGCGCGTCTTCACAGCAATGGCGCGCAGCCGGGCGGTATTCTGACCACCGAGAAGGTGTTGGGCAAAGAGGCCAGGCAACGGCTTAGGGAACAGTGGGCAGCACACCAAGTCGGGCTCGCCAATCGCTTCAAGACCGCTGTGCTCGACAATGGCATTAAATGGCAGTCGCTCGCGATGACCGGTGTCGACGCGCAGCACATCCAGGTCCGGCAGTTTCAAGTTGAGGAATGCTGCCGAGGCATGGGTGTTCTGCCGATCATGGTCGGCTACTCCGGCGACAAAGCCGCGACCTACGCCTCGGCCGAGCAGATGTTTCTCGCACATCTCGTCCATACCGTGCGCCCGTTGCACGACCGCGTGGCATCGTCAGCCAAGCGCTGGCTGCTAACAAAGGAGGAGCGCGAGAAGGGATTCTACTTGTCCTTCCTAGAGCAGGCATTCCTGTCGCCAGCGATGAAGGACAAAGCGGAATACTTCAAAATCGCATTGGGCGGAGGCGGGAACCCCGGTTGGTTGACACCCGATGAGGTCCGCTCGTTCGACGAAATGTCGCCGAAGCCGGGCGGCGATCGCCTGTACGTGCCCGTCAACACAACGCCGATCGGAGACGACGGCTTCCCTCGTCCAATCGCGCGACAACCCGGCAGCAAGGATCCCGTCAATGGATAG
- a CDS encoding type II toxin-antitoxin system HicB family antitoxin, translating into MAYYTAILHRGGDDSIGVSFPDLPGCIAQGDSVDAALVSAEDAATFHVEGLIEAGEAVPVARSLDALRADPEFFDDFAGNIAVVLVPLTIPSRSVRVNLTFDENLLAAIDRAAERTGASRSGFLADAARAKLTAA; encoded by the coding sequence ATGGCCTACTATACCGCTATTCTGCACCGTGGCGGAGACGACAGCATCGGCGTCTCGTTTCCTGACCTTCCCGGCTGCATCGCCCAGGGCGACTCGGTCGACGCCGCGCTGGTAAGCGCCGAGGATGCTGCGACCTTTCACGTCGAGGGATTAATCGAGGCTGGCGAAGCAGTGCCGGTGGCGAGATCGCTCGACGCACTACGCGCCGATCCGGAATTCTTCGACGACTTCGCCGGAAATATCGCGGTCGTGCTCGTGCCGCTGACGATTCCAAGCCGATCGGTTCGGGTAAATCTGACGTTCGATGAAAATCTTCTGGCAGCGATCGACCGGGCTGCCGAGCGCACTGGCGCGTCGCGATCAGGCTTCCTCGCTGATGCCGCCCGCGCGAAGTTGACCGCCGCGTGA
- a CDS encoding SOS response-associated peptidase family protein: MSLASAAADDYFRRSMCNLYSQTRNVEAIRRLFRVAHNRATTNEPQSAIFPGWNGSVIRKAEDGERELVTMSWGFVLLQPGKAPRRVTNVRDDKILSSRFWKPSFEQRRCLVPASSYCEPDSDKPAQWHWFAVNGDEDRRLFAFPGIWQRWKGPVKKDGPNVELDVYSFMTTAPNALTDSINHERMPVLLSEEADFETWLSGSPAEAFALARSFDPAAMRIVQSGLEKKDLLAA, encoded by the coding sequence ATGAGCCTTGCGAGCGCGGCGGCAGATGACTATTTTCGGCGCTCGATGTGCAACCTGTATTCCCAGACCCGAAACGTCGAAGCGATCCGCCGCCTCTTCCGCGTGGCGCACAATCGCGCAACGACGAACGAGCCGCAGTCGGCGATATTTCCTGGCTGGAACGGGAGCGTGATCCGCAAGGCAGAGGACGGCGAGCGCGAGCTGGTCACGATGAGCTGGGGCTTCGTGCTCCTCCAACCTGGTAAGGCACCTCGCCGGGTCACCAACGTCCGTGACGACAAGATCCTATCAAGCCGGTTTTGGAAGCCATCGTTCGAGCAGCGGCGCTGCCTCGTGCCGGCGTCAAGCTACTGCGAGCCGGATAGCGACAAGCCCGCGCAATGGCATTGGTTTGCCGTCAACGGCGACGAGGACCGCCGCCTATTCGCTTTTCCCGGCATCTGGCAGCGCTGGAAGGGCCCGGTGAAAAAGGATGGCCCGAATGTCGAGCTGGACGTCTACTCGTTCATGACGACGGCGCCGAACGCGCTCACAGATTCGATCAATCACGAACGGATGCCGGTGCTGCTTAGCGAAGAAGCAGACTTTGAGACATGGCTCTCGGGTTCACCCGCAGAAGCCTTCGCGTTGGCTCGCAGCTTCGACCCCGCCGCGATGCGCATTGTACAATCTGGATTAGAAAAGAAAGACCTACTGGCAGCCTAG
- a CDS encoding terminase large subunit: MEWSTAVPNWEHRILAREPLIPFEPLFPNEAEQALEVFKSLRVVDIAGQPTFGEACADWVFDFVRAIFGAYDAGNAKRLIREFFLLISKKNGKSTIAAAIMLTALIRNWRHSSELLILAPTLEIANNSYKPAADMVRADPELVTLLHVQDNFRQITHRITKAVLKVVAADTDTVGGKKAAFVLVDELWIFGKKLKADAMLREATGGLVSRPEGFVIYLSTQSDEPPAGVFKAKLDYFRDVRDGKIVDRKSLAVLYEFPPEMVEREAYLDPSYFYVTNPNIDRSVDRDWLLDELNKAKNSGPGALASHLAKHLNIEIGINLRSNRWPGADHWISAVDADLAAINARSSFDAFYALLDRCECVTLGADGGGLDDIFGLSAIGREPDEIEIEVEVAGRTTVQRMKRWLCWSHAWCHSGVLERRKSIAPVLLQFQKAGELTIVGDELSDLGAIVEIIRIVKERGLLGGVGVDPAGLGELVELLADIDVTSENELLFGVPQGFGMMNAIKTTERRLAKGLLRHAGGAMMAWCVGNLKIEPTATAIRATKQNAGDAKIDPAMALFDAATVMVRNPSPSQGSYLDDNDLMVI, encoded by the coding sequence ATGGAATGGTCGACTGCGGTTCCGAATTGGGAGCATCGTATACTTGCGCGCGAACCGCTCATTCCGTTCGAGCCGCTGTTTCCCAATGAAGCCGAGCAGGCACTCGAAGTATTCAAGTCGCTGCGAGTCGTCGACATTGCCGGTCAGCCGACATTTGGTGAAGCCTGCGCCGACTGGGTGTTTGATTTTGTTCGTGCGATCTTTGGTGCCTATGACGCAGGAAATGCCAAGCGGCTGATCCGCGAATTCTTCCTGCTCATCTCCAAGAAGAACGGGAAGTCGACCATCGCGGCCGCGATCATGTTGACAGCGCTAATCCGAAACTGGCGGCATTCGTCTGAGCTGTTGATCCTGGCACCGACACTCGAGATCGCAAACAACTCCTACAAGCCGGCCGCCGATATGGTGCGCGCCGATCCGGAGTTGGTAACGTTGCTTCACGTTCAGGACAACTTCCGCCAGATCACGCATCGTATCACCAAGGCGGTCTTGAAGGTTGTTGCGGCCGATACCGATACGGTCGGTGGCAAGAAGGCCGCTTTCGTTCTCGTCGACGAATTGTGGATCTTCGGTAAGAAGCTGAAGGCCGACGCGATGTTGCGCGAAGCGACGGGAGGGTTGGTTTCGCGGCCGGAAGGCTTCGTGATCTATCTTTCGACCCAGTCTGACGAACCTCCGGCCGGGGTGTTCAAAGCGAAGCTCGATTACTTCCGCGATGTTCGCGACGGCAAGATCGTCGATCGTAAGAGTCTTGCCGTTCTCTACGAATTTCCGCCCGAAATGGTGGAACGAGAAGCCTACCTTGATCCTTCGTATTTTTACGTCACCAACCCAAACATTGATCGCTCGGTCGATCGTGATTGGCTTCTTGACGAACTGAACAAGGCGAAAAATAGCGGCCCAGGCGCGCTCGCCTCGCATCTCGCTAAGCATCTGAACATCGAGATCGGAATCAACCTCCGGTCCAATCGCTGGCCCGGCGCCGACCACTGGATCTCAGCGGTTGACGCGGATCTTGCAGCCATCAACGCGAGGTCATCATTCGATGCGTTTTACGCACTGCTTGACCGCTGTGAATGCGTCACCCTCGGGGCTGACGGAGGTGGTCTCGACGACATCTTCGGGCTCAGCGCTATAGGGCGAGAGCCGGACGAAATTGAAATTGAAGTTGAGGTGGCTGGCCGGACGACGGTCCAGCGCATGAAGCGTTGGCTTTGCTGGTCGCACGCATGGTGCCACAGCGGCGTGCTCGAGCGACGTAAGTCAATCGCACCGGTATTGCTCCAATTTCAGAAGGCCGGGGAACTGACGATCGTGGGCGACGAATTGAGCGATCTCGGTGCGATCGTCGAGATTATCCGCATCGTTAAGGAACGCGGCTTACTTGGCGGCGTCGGAGTTGACCCTGCCGGGTTGGGCGAGCTCGTAGAACTCTTGGCCGACATCGATGTCACTTCGGAAAACGAGCTTCTGTTCGGCGTGCCGCAGGGCTTCGGCATGATGAACGCGATCAAGACGACCGAGCGGCGCTTGGCGAAAGGTCTACTCCGACATGCCGGCGGCGCCATGATGGCGTGGTGCGTCGGGAACTTGAAGATCGAACCAACAGCAACTGCCATTCGCGCGACCAAGCAGAACGCCGGCGACGCCAAAATCGACCCTGCGATGGCGTTGTTCGATGCGGCCACGGTCATGGTCCGCAATCCCAGCCCGTCGCAGGGCTCCTACCTTGATGACAACGACTTGATGGTGATCTGA
- a CDS encoding type II toxin-antitoxin system HicA family toxin: MEDSRAIIRKLEADGWYLARTKGSHNQFRHPTKPGVVTVPHPSKAFAMGTYRSIYRQAGWPWPPN, encoded by the coding sequence ATGGAAGACAGCAGGGCAATCATTCGGAAACTGGAAGCTGATGGCTGGTACCTCGCCCGCACCAAGGGCAGCCATAATCAGTTCCGCCATCCGACGAAACCCGGCGTCGTCACTGTCCCCCACCCCTCGAAGGCTTTCGCAATGGGTACGTACCGCTCAATATATCGTCAGGCCGGGTGGCCATGGCCACCCAACTAG
- a CDS encoding HK97 family phage prohead protease translates to MDRYQANFEIKFASGAKDGSFSGYGAIFGNVDSYGDVIERGAFKASLNQWAEKGKLPPMLLQHGGFFGPVDDMLPVGKWVSMEENAKGLKVEGELFALGTDRGQLLHEGMKAGSLDGLSIGYRAKKFTMGTKPSEPRRTLHEIDLVELSIVTFPANDKARVGAVKSADIDGLNSLSDCEDFLREAGGPSWSKKTARDFVSRLKSIARREAGDDQDVKGLLESIRSTRKLITPHH, encoded by the coding sequence ATGGATAGATACCAGGCCAATTTCGAAATCAAATTCGCGTCTGGCGCAAAGGACGGTTCGTTCAGCGGCTACGGCGCCATCTTCGGCAACGTCGATTCGTACGGCGACGTCATCGAACGCGGCGCCTTCAAGGCTAGCCTGAATCAATGGGCAGAAAAAGGGAAGTTGCCGCCGATGCTCCTGCAGCACGGCGGATTTTTCGGTCCAGTCGACGACATGTTGCCCGTCGGCAAATGGGTCTCGATGGAAGAGAATGCAAAAGGGCTCAAAGTCGAAGGCGAACTATTCGCGCTCGGCACCGATCGCGGCCAGCTTCTCCACGAAGGCATGAAGGCGGGGTCACTTGACGGCCTGTCTATTGGATACCGCGCCAAAAAATTCACGATGGGAACGAAGCCTAGCGAACCGCGCCGCACATTGCATGAGATCGATCTCGTCGAACTCAGCATCGTGACGTTCCCCGCTAATGATAAGGCGCGTGTCGGCGCTGTGAAGTCCGCCGACATCGATGGCCTTAACTCGCTCTCCGACTGTGAGGACTTCCTGCGTGAGGCAGGCGGTCCGTCGTGGTCGAAGAAGACGGCTCGCGATTTCGTCAGCCGCTTGAAGTCGATCGCACGGCGTGAGGCCGGGGACGATCAGGACGTTAAGGGGCTTTTGGAGAGCATCCGCTCAACCCGAAAGCTGATCACTCCCCACCATTAA